A genomic window from Vitis riparia cultivar Riparia Gloire de Montpellier isolate 1030 chromosome 16, EGFV_Vit.rip_1.0, whole genome shotgun sequence includes:
- the LOC117933781 gene encoding pentatricopeptide repeat-containing protein At4g38010 → MHFLKLRLLNSIHRCKTIRSLKQIHAHLIASSLLHDEFVLSKVSEFFGKHIGFVDYAFDFLNQTDLHVGTLPYNTLIAAYASSCTPKAAFLVYGRIVGNGFVPDMYTFPVVLKACTKFLGVQEGEQVHGVAVKMGFSCDLYIQNSLLHFYSVCGKWGGAGRVFDEMLVRDVVSWTGLISGYVRTGLFDGAINLFLKMDVVPNVATFVSVLVACGRMGYLSMGKGVHGLVYKRAFGIGLVVGNALMDMYVKCECLCEARKLFDELPDRDIVSWTSIISGLVQCKQPKDSLELFHDMQISGVEPDRIILTSVLSACASLGALDYGRWVQEYIERQGIEWDIHIGTALVDMYAKCGCIEMALHIFNGIPNRNIFTWNALLGGLAMHGHGHEALKHFELMIGAGIRPNEVTFLAILTACCHSGLVAEGRSYFYQMISQPFNFSPRLEHYGCMIDLLCRAGLLDEAYKFIRNMPLPPDVLIWGALLSACKANGNVELSQEILSHLLELKSQDSGVYVLLSNMYATNERWDDVTRVRRLMKDKGIRKFPGSSVIEVDGEAHEFLVGDTSHSRNEDIHILLNILANQVYLEGHFSTC, encoded by the coding sequence ATGCACTTCCTGAAATTGAGACTTCTGAATTCCATTCATAGATGCAAAACTATCAGGTCCCTGAAGCAAATCCATGCACATTTAATAGCTTCGAGTCTCCTCCATGACGAATTTGTACTCAGCAAAGTATCCGAGTTCTTCGGAAAACATATTGGGTTTGTTGACTatgcttttgattttttgaatcaAACTGATCTCCATGTGGGCACATTACCATATAACACCTTGATCGCTGCCTATGCTAGCAGTTGTACTCCCAAAGCGGCATTTTTGGTCTATGGAAGGATAGTGGGAAATGGGTTTGTGCCAGATATGTATACTTTTCCAGTGGTGCTGAAAGCTTGTACCAAGTTTCTGGGTGTTCAAGAGGGTGAACAGGTTCATGGGGTGGCGGTAAAGATGGGTTTTTCGTGTGATCTTTACATACAAAACTCGCTCCTGCATTTTTATAGTGTTTGTGGCAAATGGGGTGGCGCTGGTAGAgtgtttgatgaaatgcttGTGAGAGATGTTGTGTCTTGGACTGGCTTGATATCGGGGTATGTGAGGACTGGGTTATTTGATGGGGctataaatttgtttttgaagatGGATGTGGTGCCAAATGTGGCGACTTTTGTTAGTGTGCTTGTGGCTTGTGGAAGAATGGGGTATTTGAGTATGGGGAAGGGGGTTCATGGTTTAGTTTATAAGCGTGCATTTGGGATAGGTTTAGTGGTGGGCAATGCTCTTATGGATATGTATGTGAAGTGTGAGTGCTTGTGTGAGGCCAGGAAGCTTTTTGATGAGCTTCCTGACAGAgatattgtttcttggactagTATCATAAGTGGGTTGGTGCAATGCAAGCAACCAAAGGATTCATTGGAGTTGTTTCATGACATGCAAATTTCAGGTGTGGAACCAGACAGGATTATCCTTACTAGTGTTCTCTCAGCCTGTGCAAGCCTTGGGGCTCTTGATTATGGCAGATGGGTCCAGGAGTACATTGAACGCCAGGGAATTGAATGGGATATTCATATTGGAACTGCCTTGGTTGACATGTATGCAAAGTGTGGTTGTATAGAAATGGCATTGCACATATTTAATGGAATACCTAACAGGAATATTTTCACATGGAATGCATTACTAGGCGGTTTAGCAATGCATGGACATGGTCATGAGGCTCTCAAACATTTTGAGCTAATGATTGGAGCCGGGATAAGGCCCAATGAGGTGACCTTTCTAGCCATTTTGACAGCTTGCTGCCATTCTGGCTTAGTTGCTGAAGGCCGCAGTTACTTTTATCAGATGATAAGTCAGCCCTTTAATTTTTCTCCGAGATTAGAACATTATGGATGCATGATTGATCTGCTGTGTAGAGCTGGACTTCTAGATGAAGCTTATAAGTTCATTAGGAATATGCCGTTGCCGCCTGATGTGCTCATATGGGGAGCTCTTCTTAGTGCTTGCAAGGCAAATGGAAATGTTGAACTCTCCCAAGAAATTTTGAGCCATCTTCTTGAGCTTAAGTCACAAGATAGTGGGGTTTATGTTCTTCTGTCCAACATGTATGCTACTAATGAAAGGTGGGATGATGTAACAAGGGTAAGGAGATTGATGAAGGACAAAGGGATAAGAAAGTTCCCTGGGTCAAGTGTTATAGAGGTGGATGGTGAGGCTCATGAGTTTCTAGTTGGAGATACTAGCCACTCTCGAAATGAGGACATTCATATACTGTTAAATATTCTTGCTAATCAAGTCTATTTAGAAGGACATTTTTCAACCTGTTAA